The sequence CGTGCCCGCTCTCCACCAGGAACTCGTCGATCAGCGTCTGGACGTACACGCGGTCGCGGACGTTCGTGACCTTGTGCCGCTGGTTGGAGATGGACGCCGAGGCCGCCGCCGCGTACGGGTCGATGTACCAGACGTAGACCGGGTCCGGGATGATCGTGAACGCCTTCGCCAGGCAGTAGGCCTGGGCCGAGAACAGCTGGTCCTCGTAGTGGATGCCCTCGGGGAAGCGCAGGTCGTGCCGGTCCAGGAAGGAGCGCGCGTACATCTTGCTGGTCGACAGGTGCTCGAACAGCAGGCGCGGGTCCTTCTCGATGCCCTCGACCGTGCGCTTCTCGGTCACCACGTGCGGCATCCAGGTCGAGCGCTTGCCGTTGTCCACCCGCACGCGGCGGACCGCGCCCATGGTGAAGTCGACCTCGCGCTCGCGGTGCGCGGCGAGCAGCAACTCCACCGCGCGGGGCGGCAGTTCGTCGTCGCTGTCGAGGAACATCAGGTACGGCGCCCGGGCGATCTCGATGGCCCGGTTGCGCGGGGCGCTGCAGCCGCCGCTGTTCTCCGGCAGCCGGAGGTAGCGCACGCGCTCGTCCTGCGCCTCCAGCCGGCGCGCCACGGTGGGCGTGTCGTCGGTGGAGTGGTCGTCGCTGATGATGATCTCGATGTTCGCGTGCGTCTGCGCGCGCAGCGACTCCACGGCCCGGGGCAGGCGCTCCGCGTCGTTGAAGACGATGACCGTGACCGTGACGTCAGGGGTCGTGGTCGTGGTCGTCATGCCGAGGCCTCCTCGGGGGTCGGGGCGGGGGTGCGTTCCTCGATCGGGAGCACCGGGGGCAGGGACTCCTCCGGCTCGCCGAGGAACACCCGGCGTACGACCCGTTCGGCGGCGCGGCCGTCGTCGTACTCACAGAACCGGCGCCGGAACGCGGCCCGTGCCTTGGCCGCGCTCTCGCCGCGCCAGGCGCCGGAGACGAAGATCTCCGTCAGTTCCTCCTGGGTGCGCGCGACCTGGCCGGGGTGTTCTTCCATCAGGTCGAAGTAGACGCCACGGGTGGTCCGGTACGTCTCCCAGTCGTCGGCGTAGACGACGATCGGGCGGTCCAGGTTGGCGTAGTCGAACATGATCGACGAGTAGTCCGTGACCAGCGCGTCGGCGGCCAGGCACAGCTCCTCGACGGGGTCGTAGGAGGAGACGTCGATGATCCGCCCGGAGCGGCGCAGGCCGGTGAGCGGGGAGGCGGCGCCGCCGTAGAAGTAGTGGGCGCGCACCAGCAGGACCGTGTCCTCGCCGAGCCGGTCGGCGAATTCCGCGAGGTCCAGGCGCGGGGTGAAGCCGGCCTCGTAGTCGCGGTGGGTCGGGGCGTACAGCACGGCCTTCTTGCCGGGGGCGATGCCGAGGCGCCGGCGGGCGGCGCGCACGTCCTCGGCCGTGGCCTTGTAGAAGACGTCGTTGCGCGGGTAGCCGTAGTCCAGCGAGGTGAAGCGGGCCGGGTAGGCGCGCTCCCACATACGGGTCGAGTGGCTGTTGGCGCTGACGCTGTAGTCCCACTTGTCGATACGGCCCAGCAGGGCGTCGAAGTCCAGGCCCTTGGCGGCGGCCGGGTGCTCCATCTGGTCCAGGCCCATGCGCTTGAGCGGGGTGCCGTGGTGGGTCTGCAGGTGGATGGCGTCCGGGCGCTTGACCACCGCGTTGGGGAAGTTGACGTTGTTCACCAGGTACTTGGCGGTCGCCAGGATCTCCCAGTAGCGGCGGGTGCCGGGGATGACGTAGTCGGTGCCGGGCGGCAGCAGGGCCTCGTTGCTCTTCGACACCACCCACACCGGGTGGATGTGCGGCGCGAGTTCGGCCATCTTGGCGGCGATCGCGGCCGGGTTGCAGGCCACACCGCGCTCCCAGTAGGCGGCGAACACGGCCAGGTGCGGGTTGACCGGGCGGTTCAGCGCGCGCTGGTACTGCTGGTCGCGCAGCTTGGCGCCCAGCTCCTTCTTCCGGGTCCTGACGGCCTTCTTGGCGGCGCGGCGGGTGCGGTTGGCGGCCTGGAACGCGCGGTACTTGGTGTACGCGCCCTCCTCCAGCAGGGCGTGCCGTACGCCCTCCACGCCCGCCGGGCGCTCGTGGTTCTCGGGGCGCCAGCGGACCGCGGCGAGGGAGGCGCGGCGGAAGAACTCGCGGGCGATCGCGTCGGGGAGGTTCTCGCCGGCGAAGGTGCGCACCAGGTCGCGCATCATCAGGTCGTACAGCACCGCGCGGGTGGCGCGGCGGTCCCGGGTGAGCGGGAGCAGCGACTCGTAGCGGTCGATGAGCGCGAAGCGGTCCTCGGGGTCGAGCGGCGGCAGGCTCTCGGGACGCAGCTCGCGGTTCTCGTACGCCGCCTGGTTCAGGCAGGCGACCCGGTCGGCGTGCAGCAGGACGGCGTGGGCGGCGTGCGCCTCGTCGCCGGCGGTGAGCTGCTCCTCGTGGGCCCGCCAGAAGTCGGCGCGCAGCGCGCGGTTGCCGAGGATCGGGGTGAGGCGCAGCAGGTCGGCGGACTCGTTCAGGGCGAAGCCCTCGCGGCCGACGGCGGCGAGCAGACGGCCGTCGCGGGAGGCCCGGGCGGCGGTCTGCCAGGTGGTGACGACGTGGTCGAAGAGGAGCACGTCCACCGGGGCGCCGGTGGCCTCGGCGTCGAGTTCGGCGGTGCGCTCGGCGATCTGGCGCGGGGCGCCGGCCGGCAGGCTGTCCTTGGCGTGCACGAAGTGCAGCCAGCGGCCGGAGGCGCGGGCGGCGCCGGCCGCGCGGGCCGCCGCGTCACCGGTGCCCTCCGGCAGGGGGACGACGATCGTCTCGGGGGCGTGGCCCTCGGCCGTCTCCTGCGCCCAGTCGCCGACCGCGGCGACGACGATCTCGGCGTCGAGGAGGGGATGGGCTTCAACGGAGTCCAGTAGCTCTGTCAGATGCCCCTGTGCGTTCGGTCCGTAGACGATGACGCTGAGTTGGGGCATCGCAGGGGACTCCTTAAAACTATGGGTGTGGCCACTCTTCATAACATATGTTCACTCAGTGGATGAAAGCGATCATGCCACGTGGGGGAAGAGGCGGACCTAGGCAGGAAGACGAACTTCCGTGGGCTGGGGTTTCTTCCCGCGTAACTTTCCGGCCGCCTTCTTACCGTCGTTTCTTGCGATGCGCTTACTGTATCGATCCGGCACAGGGGCCCCGGTCAGGCCGCCTTCTTCTTGTCGCCCTTGTCGCCGGTGAAGGCTTCGTACTCCTTCATGACGTCCTCGGTCGGACCGTCCATGCGCAGCTCGCCGCGCTCCAGCCAGATGGTCCGCTCGCAGGTGTCGCGGATCGACTTGTTGTTGTGGCTGACCAGGAAGACCGTGCCCGCCTTCTCGCGCAGCTCGCGGATCCGGTCCTCGGAGCGCATCTGGAACCTGCGGTCACCGGTGGCGAGGGCCTCGTCGATCAGCAGTACGTCGTGGTCCTTGGCGGCGGCGATGGAGAAGCGCAGACGGGCCGCCATGCCGGAGGAGTACGTTCGCATCGGAAGAGTGATGAAGTCACCCTTCTCGTTGATTCCGGAGAAATCCACAATGTCCTGATAACGCTCCCTGACCTCCTCGCGGGACATGCCCATGGCGAGGCCGCCGAGCCAGACGTTGCGCTC comes from Streptomyces sp. FXJ1.172 and encodes:
- a CDS encoding ABC transporter ATP-binding protein, whose product is MRERRERLASSEKIPTIVVDNVDIVYRVHGTGSGRGSATAALNRILRRKQTEKAAGVRRVHAVKKVSFVAYKGEAVGLIGTNGSGKSTLLKAIAGVLPVENGRIYTNGQPSLLGVNAALMNDLTGERNVWLGGLAMGMSREEVRERYQDIVDFSGINEKGDFITLPMRTYSSGMAARLRFSIAAAKDHDVLLIDEALATGDRRFQMRSEDRIRELREKAGTVFLVSHNNKSIRDTCERTIWLERGELRMDGPTEDVMKEYEAFTGDKGDKKKAA
- a CDS encoding CDP-glycerol glycerophosphotransferase family protein, translating into MPQLSVIVYGPNAQGHLTELLDSVEAHPLLDAEIVVAAVGDWAQETAEGHAPETIVVPLPEGTGDAAARAAGAARASGRWLHFVHAKDSLPAGAPRQIAERTAELDAEATGAPVDVLLFDHVVTTWQTAARASRDGRLLAAVGREGFALNESADLLRLTPILGNRALRADFWRAHEEQLTAGDEAHAAHAVLLHADRVACLNQAAYENRELRPESLPPLDPEDRFALIDRYESLLPLTRDRRATRAVLYDLMMRDLVRTFAGENLPDAIAREFFRRASLAAVRWRPENHERPAGVEGVRHALLEEGAYTKYRAFQAANRTRRAAKKAVRTRKKELGAKLRDQQYQRALNRPVNPHLAVFAAYWERGVACNPAAIAAKMAELAPHIHPVWVVSKSNEALLPPGTDYVIPGTRRYWEILATAKYLVNNVNFPNAVVKRPDAIHLQTHHGTPLKRMGLDQMEHPAAAKGLDFDALLGRIDKWDYSVSANSHSTRMWERAYPARFTSLDYGYPRNDVFYKATAEDVRAARRRLGIAPGKKAVLYAPTHRDYEAGFTPRLDLAEFADRLGEDTVLLVRAHYFYGGAASPLTGLRRSGRIIDVSSYDPVEELCLAADALVTDYSSIMFDYANLDRPIVVYADDWETYRTTRGVYFDLMEEHPGQVARTQEELTEIFVSGAWRGESAAKARAAFRRRFCEYDDGRAAERVVRRVFLGEPEESLPPVLPIEERTPAPTPEEASA